In Dyella terrae, one DNA window encodes the following:
- a CDS encoding Arc family DNA-binding protein: MSNEKKAYPLRISATVLEAVQRWADDELRSVNAQIEYVLREALRKNGRMKSRNSAPVEDDETD, encoded by the coding sequence ATGAGCAACGAGAAGAAAGCCTACCCGTTGCGCATCAGTGCCACCGTGCTCGAAGCCGTGCAGCGCTGGGCCGACGACGAGTTGCGCAGCGTCAACGCACAGATCGAATACGTGCTGCGCGAGGCGCTGCGCAAAAACGGACGCATGAAATCTCGCAACAGCGCGCCCGTGGAAGACGACGAAACCGACTGA
- a CDS encoding DUF423 domain-containing protein, translating into MRQPVSPAVGALAGLLGASGVALGAFGAHALQGVLDERGVELWRTAVNYHFWHALAFVLVALTAAGRARSVALAAFGWGVVLFSGSLYALALGAPRWCGAITPVGGVAFIAGWLALGRALTRRAGQE; encoded by the coding sequence ATGCGACAACCTGTCAGTCCGGCCGTGGGAGCGCTCGCGGGCCTGCTGGGTGCCAGCGGCGTGGCACTTGGAGCTTTTGGCGCGCATGCCCTGCAAGGCGTGCTGGATGAACGAGGCGTCGAACTGTGGCGTACCGCGGTCAATTACCACTTCTGGCACGCGCTGGCATTTGTACTGGTGGCATTGACGGCTGCCGGGCGCGCACGCTCGGTGGCATTGGCGGCGTTCGGATGGGGTGTCGTGTTGTTCAGCGGAAGCCTTTACGCCCTGGCGCTGGGCGCGCCGCGGTGGTGCGGTGCCATCACACCCGTCGGTGGCGTCGCGTTTATCGCGGGATGGCTGGCGCTTGGCCGGGCGCTGACGCGTCGCGCCGGCCAGGAGTGA
- a CDS encoding DUF3887 domain-containing protein has protein sequence MQRVTWFALLLFTVTTFPATAENACESASARMLDALDRGDYPAATVDFNDTMKSRLTTDKLSEAWQAIPAQFGERGAREPAQSNQAGENTVVVTALHYGDSMIDAQVSCSADGKIAGFYIKPHH, from the coding sequence ATGCAACGCGTCACGTGGTTCGCCTTATTGCTTTTCACTGTAACGACGTTTCCGGCGACAGCAGAAAATGCCTGTGAAAGCGCCAGCGCGCGCATGCTCGATGCGCTGGACCGCGGCGACTATCCTGCCGCCACCGTGGACTTCAATGACACGATGAAGTCCCGCCTGACCACCGACAAGCTGAGCGAAGCCTGGCAAGCCATTCCTGCCCAGTTCGGTGAGCGCGGTGCGCGCGAGCCGGCGCAATCGAATCAGGCCGGGGAAAACACGGTCGTGGTGACCGCCCTTCACTACGGCGACAGCATGATCGACGCGCAGGTGAGCTGCAGTGCCGACGGCAAGATCGCCGGCTTCTATATCAAGCCCCACCACTGA
- a CDS encoding SCO family protein: MNAHDSRTKPSRRFRLLALLGLMMGALLLGACQRGDQPWRLTNVSGHMPDLDFKLVDDHGKEVSGADYRGKVVILYFGYTHCPDVCPLTLAQLHQVLTKVGPAADNVRILFVSVDPARDTPDIMHAYVNAFDPRAVGLSGTPRAVEALSKRYRSAYTREPDKGDGQYEVSHSSALYLFDRDGKARLLSTPANPQDDLVHDLQLLLDKGA, translated from the coding sequence ATGAATGCCCATGATTCTCGCACGAAGCCCTCTCGGCGCTTCCGCCTGCTCGCCCTGCTTGGTCTGATGATGGGCGCGCTCCTGCTCGGTGCCTGCCAGCGCGGCGACCAGCCCTGGCGTCTGACCAATGTCAGCGGCCACATGCCCGACCTCGACTTCAAGCTGGTCGATGACCATGGCAAGGAGGTCAGCGGTGCGGACTATCGCGGCAAGGTGGTCATCCTCTACTTCGGTTACACGCACTGCCCCGATGTCTGCCCGCTGACGCTGGCGCAGTTGCACCAGGTCCTCACCAAGGTCGGCCCCGCCGCGGACAACGTGCGCATTCTGTTCGTCAGCGTCGATCCCGCGCGCGACACCCCCGACATCATGCACGCTTACGTCAACGCCTTCGATCCTCGTGCCGTGGGCCTGTCGGGTACGCCTCGTGCCGTGGAGGCGCTCAGCAAACGCTATCGCTCGGCCTACACGCGCGAACCGGACAAGGGCGACGGGCAGTACGAAGTCAGCCACAGCTCGGCGCTTTACCTGTTTGATCGCGATGGCAAGGCTCGCCTGCTGTCTACCCCCGCCAATCCGCAGGACGACCTCGTGCACGACCTGCAACTGTTGCTCGACAAGGGAGCCTGA
- a CDS encoding CPBP family glutamic-type intramembrane protease has product MDTTQPDRVHGPHLRLALILGAAACLATLAVFPYVAALMPQKLAAIPVPLWIVVTAQTLQSGVLCWLIGWLGLTAGARYGLDAPWLRAMVYRLPRPQRATSWWLAALTGVVAGVVIVAIDTRMLTTGHAAATPQIWRGALASFYGGSAEEIIFRLGVMSVMVWLLAAWRGHHVRAWMFVTGAVMAALLFGAGHLPAAIAAGLPLDAMGITRILALNGIVGVACGLLYWRRGLEHAMVAHFCADLVLHVAAPALT; this is encoded by the coding sequence GTGGACACGACGCAACCCGATCGGGTGCATGGCCCGCATCTTCGACTCGCATTGATCCTTGGCGCGGCGGCATGCCTTGCGACGCTCGCCGTGTTTCCCTACGTCGCCGCGCTGATGCCACAAAAGCTCGCGGCGATCCCCGTACCCCTGTGGATCGTCGTGACGGCGCAGACGCTGCAGTCGGGCGTGCTGTGCTGGCTGATCGGCTGGCTCGGCCTCACCGCCGGCGCCCGATACGGTCTGGACGCGCCTTGGCTGCGGGCCATGGTGTATCGGCTTCCGCGCCCCCAGCGCGCGACCTCATGGTGGCTGGCAGCACTTACAGGCGTGGTGGCAGGCGTCGTCATCGTCGCGATCGACACGCGGATGCTCACGACGGGACACGCGGCCGCCACACCGCAGATCTGGCGCGGCGCACTGGCCTCGTTCTACGGCGGCAGCGCGGAAGAGATCATCTTCCGGCTCGGCGTGATGAGCGTGATGGTCTGGTTGCTGGCCGCATGGCGCGGCCATCACGTGCGGGCATGGATGTTCGTGACCGGTGCGGTGATGGCGGCCCTGCTGTTTGGCGCCGGCCACTTGCCTGCGGCCATCGCGGCAGGCTTGCCCCTGGACGCCATGGGCATCACGCGCATTCTTGCGCTGAACGGCATCGTCGGCGTGGCGTGCGGACTGCTTTACTGGCGGCGAGGGCTGGAGCACGCGATGGTCGCGCACTTCTGTGCGGACCTGGTGCTGCACGTCGCAGCACCGGCGCTGACCTGA